The Methylacidimicrobium sp. B4 genome contains a region encoding:
- a CDS encoding beta-ketoacyl-ACP synthase III: protein MQRLREPKPAIVGTGAYVPAKILRNSDLERMVETSDHWIVERTGIRERRIAGEKECPSDMGAAAAMMALERADLQPYDLDLIIVATTTSDTLFPSTACQIQQKIGARKIPAFDLQAACSGFLYGLVMAHHLVAQETYRTILVIGAEKLSSIVNWTDRNTCVLFGDGAGAVIVRKSTEGGQMISHDLGSDGSQGQVLTVPAGGSRMPLTAENIGEGLQYIQMVGKKVFRLAVDAMESTARTCLKKAGLPTEEVSYVIPHQANLRIIELLAERLNLPLERFFTHLERYGNTSAACIPIALHEALTAGEIRPEEKVLLIAFGGGLTWASSLLEW from the coding sequence ATGCAACGGCTTCGAGAGCCTAAACCCGCGATCGTGGGCACAGGTGCCTACGTGCCCGCAAAGATTCTCCGCAACAGCGACCTCGAGCGGATGGTGGAAACGAGCGACCACTGGATCGTCGAGAGAACGGGCATCCGGGAACGGAGGATCGCCGGGGAAAAGGAGTGTCCGTCCGACATGGGGGCCGCAGCGGCCATGATGGCACTGGAGCGAGCCGACCTGCAACCTTACGATCTCGATTTGATTATCGTTGCGACGACGACCTCGGACACCCTCTTTCCCTCGACGGCTTGCCAGATTCAGCAAAAGATCGGAGCCCGCAAGATTCCCGCCTTCGACCTGCAAGCAGCCTGTTCCGGCTTTCTCTACGGCCTCGTGATGGCCCATCACCTGGTTGCCCAGGAAACCTATCGAACCATTCTTGTGATCGGTGCGGAAAAGCTCTCTTCCATCGTAAACTGGACCGATCGGAATACCTGCGTCCTCTTCGGCGACGGCGCGGGTGCCGTGATCGTCCGAAAGTCCACCGAGGGCGGACAGATGATCTCGCACGATTTGGGATCGGACGGATCCCAAGGTCAGGTGCTCACTGTTCCGGCGGGCGGCTCACGGATGCCTCTCACCGCAGAAAACATCGGAGAAGGCTTGCAGTATATCCAGATGGTGGGCAAGAAGGTCTTCCGTCTCGCCGTCGATGCCATGGAATCCACCGCGAGAACCTGTCTGAAAAAGGCGGGCCTCCCCACCGAAGAGGTGAGCTACGTCATCCCCCATCAAGCCAACCTGCGGATCATTGAGCTGCTTGCCGAGCGCCTGAACCTGCCGCTCGAGCGCTTCTTCACCCACTTGGAACGTTACGGCAACACCTCAGCCGCCTGCATCCCGATCGCCCTCCACGAAGCCCTGACCGCAGGGGAAATTCGGCCGGAAGAAAAGGTCCTCCTGATCGCTTTCGGCGGCGGACTCACCTGGGCCAGCAGCCTCCTCGAGTGGTGA
- a CDS encoding ArsA-related P-loop ATPase produces the protein MSKSVIHIVLGTKGGVGKTTLACHLADYLAGQHVPHLLVDADDENHSFHRFFPESVLVNPRNVRSVDSVVAMAESGDHRIVLVDLRAGSGEEMLQWFEDVPFDELRDAVRFVGWGCVTTDPDSVVVLLRWASSLGDRLQYVVVKNEKDGKEMAALEQTKEGAEFLKKRRPEEVRIPLLAPSSAVAELNKNNLSLGSALALKEKIPGLTDTMMRSRFRRYQRGIFDQFDRLAEVIFP, from the coding sequence ATGTCCAAAAGCGTCATCCATATCGTCCTCGGCACGAAGGGCGGGGTAGGAAAAACAACCTTAGCCTGCCACTTGGCGGATTATCTCGCAGGGCAGCACGTCCCGCACCTGCTTGTGGATGCGGATGATGAAAACCATTCGTTTCACCGGTTTTTTCCTGAATCCGTGCTGGTGAATCCTCGAAACGTCCGTAGCGTCGACTCGGTCGTCGCAATGGCGGAGAGCGGCGACCATCGCATCGTGCTTGTCGATTTGCGTGCGGGTAGCGGCGAGGAGATGTTGCAGTGGTTCGAGGACGTGCCTTTCGATGAGTTGCGAGACGCGGTGCGCTTCGTCGGCTGGGGTTGCGTGACCACCGATCCGGATTCCGTCGTCGTGCTGTTGCGATGGGCAAGCTCCTTGGGGGATCGGCTTCAGTACGTTGTCGTCAAGAACGAGAAGGACGGGAAGGAGATGGCTGCGCTGGAGCAGACGAAGGAGGGGGCGGAATTCCTGAAAAAGCGGCGTCCGGAAGAGGTTCGGATCCCTTTGCTTGCACCTTCCTCGGCCGTTGCCGAACTCAACAAGAACAACCTCTCTCTGGGGAGCGCCCTAGCCCTGAAGGAAAAAATTCCGGGGCTCACCGATACGATGATGAGAAGCCGTTTCCGGCGGTATCAGCGCGGCATCTTCGATCAATTCGACCGGCTCGCGGAAGTCATTTTTCCCTGA
- the purF gene encoding amidophosphoribosyltransferase: protein MSILITSFSHCSAVPGLTASLSILALVHSPAVRYQSVVRIYPGEECGVVAVYGHPNAATLATYGLYALQHRGEESAGIATSDGKHPFRIHRGMGLVSQVFDSSSLAALPGQMAVGHVRYSTTGSSNLTNAQPIAVVCSQGELALAHNGDIVNASHLRARLEGRGSIFQTTTDSEVILHLMAQQVGKSVEEAFVWAVDQAEGAYSLVLMAKDRILAARDPHGFRPLSLGRLDDGYFLASETCAFDLLHAEFLRDIAPGEVIAIDADGVRTLRPPKPIETSAFCIFEYVYFARPDSTIHGINVSQARMQMGRELARLHPVEADLVIPVPDSGNYAALGFAEEAGVAFDLAFVRNHYIGRTFLQPTQLIRDFNVRIKLNLVQESVRGKRVVVVDDSIVRGTTARARVANLREAGASEVHIRVSCPPHRFACHYGIDFPDPSSLLANQLPVERIQSYLNADSIGYLDIAGLLRACGSRQPSMGFCTACFTGNYPVAFHRGLYKEILENGQTARLATK, encoded by the coding sequence ATGAGTATCCTTATTACATCGTTTAGTCATTGTTCAGCGGTCCCGGGACTCACGGCTTCTTTATCCATTCTTGCCCTTGTGCACTCGCCCGCGGTGCGTTATCAATCGGTAGTGCGCATTTATCCCGGGGAAGAGTGCGGGGTCGTCGCCGTATACGGCCATCCTAACGCAGCCACCCTTGCTACCTATGGCCTTTACGCGTTGCAGCATCGCGGAGAAGAAAGCGCCGGGATCGCCACGTCGGATGGAAAGCATCCCTTTCGGATCCACAGGGGAATGGGGCTGGTCTCGCAGGTGTTCGACTCATCCTCCCTGGCCGCACTTCCCGGGCAGATGGCGGTCGGGCATGTCCGCTATTCGACCACGGGCTCGAGCAACCTCACGAATGCGCAGCCGATCGCGGTCGTCTGCTCCCAAGGGGAGTTGGCTCTGGCGCATAACGGGGATATTGTCAACGCATCCCATCTTCGCGCCCGCCTGGAGGGACGCGGCTCGATTTTTCAGACGACCACGGATAGCGAGGTGATCCTTCATCTCATGGCCCAGCAGGTCGGAAAGTCGGTAGAAGAGGCATTTGTCTGGGCTGTCGATCAAGCGGAAGGCGCTTATTCCCTGGTTCTCATGGCCAAGGACCGGATCCTCGCGGCGAGAGACCCTCACGGTTTTCGCCCCTTGTCACTCGGGCGGCTGGACGACGGTTACTTCTTGGCGAGCGAAACGTGCGCGTTCGATCTGCTCCATGCGGAGTTCCTCCGGGATATTGCTCCGGGAGAGGTGATTGCCATCGACGCAGACGGAGTGCGCACGTTGCGGCCGCCGAAGCCGATCGAAACGTCGGCCTTCTGCATCTTCGAATACGTCTACTTTGCGCGGCCGGATAGCACGATCCATGGCATCAACGTCAGTCAGGCCCGGATGCAAATGGGGCGCGAATTAGCTCGGCTCCATCCCGTCGAGGCGGATCTTGTCATCCCGGTGCCGGACTCGGGGAACTATGCCGCGCTCGGCTTCGCGGAAGAGGCGGGCGTTGCGTTCGACTTGGCGTTCGTACGCAACCACTATATCGGCCGTACGTTTCTCCAGCCCACGCAGCTCATCCGGGACTTCAACGTCCGGATCAAGCTGAATCTGGTCCAAGAGTCGGTTCGCGGGAAGCGCGTGGTCGTGGTGGACGACTCGATCGTTCGAGGCACCACGGCTCGTGCCCGGGTCGCCAACCTCAGGGAAGCGGGCGCCTCCGAAGTGCATATCCGCGTGAGCTGTCCGCCTCACCGCTTCGCCTGTCATTACGGGATCGATTTTCCCGACCCGAGCTCTCTCTTGGCCAATCAATTGCCAGTCGAGCGCATCCAATCCTACCTCAATGCCGATTCGATCGGATATCTCGACATCGCTGGCCTGCTCCGAGCGTGTGGATCGAGGCAGCCCAGCATGGGCTTCTGCACCGCTTGCTTCACCGGAAATTATCCCGTTGCCTTCCACCGAGGGCTCTACAAGGAGATCCTGGAGAACGGGCAAACGGCTCGGCTAGCCACCAAATAG
- the purM gene encoding phosphoribosylformylglycinamidine cyclo-ligase, with amino-acid sequence MDRYSQAGVDLDLAASVKAGLRGIARKSARPEVLGAIGGFGGLFRPVLSAFREPVLVASIDGVGTKLKVAALAHRHQGVGEDLVHHCVNDIATTGAEPLFFLDYVGTSRLDPSCFHSILRGMARACRRTGCALLGGETAQMPGMYRDDEYDLVGAIVGIVDRQALLPSVGMRVGDLLIGLRSCGLHTNGYSLARKILFEEQNLSLDARIPGCPLPLGEELLRVHRSYLPELRRLRRLELPVKGIAHITGGGLLENLPRILPKRLDAQIDVGSWRVPPLFRFLTKVGKLSPEESYRVFNMGIGMVLIASADCGERIAQATDGRIIGKLVSGEGRVLFR; translated from the coding sequence ATGGATCGATACAGCCAAGCCGGAGTCGACCTCGATCTGGCAGCCTCGGTGAAGGCCGGCCTGCGGGGCATCGCTCGAAAAAGCGCGCGCCCCGAGGTTCTTGGGGCGATCGGCGGTTTCGGCGGCCTGTTTCGCCCAGTCCTTTCTGCCTTTCGGGAACCTGTCCTCGTGGCAAGCATCGACGGAGTCGGCACGAAGCTCAAGGTCGCCGCCCTGGCTCACCGCCACCAGGGTGTAGGAGAAGACCTGGTCCATCATTGCGTCAATGATATCGCCACTACGGGCGCGGAACCTCTTTTTTTTCTGGATTACGTCGGAACCTCTCGCCTGGATCCGTCCTGCTTTCATTCCATCCTGCGGGGAATGGCTCGCGCCTGCCGGAGGACCGGCTGCGCTCTCCTGGGAGGAGAGACGGCCCAGATGCCGGGGATGTACCGGGACGACGAATATGATCTGGTGGGGGCGATCGTCGGCATTGTGGATCGTCAGGCGCTGCTCCCCAGCGTCGGGATGCGGGTGGGGGATCTCCTCATTGGCCTTCGTTCCTGCGGCCTTCACACCAACGGGTACTCCCTGGCGAGAAAAATCCTGTTCGAGGAACAGAACCTTTCGCTCGATGCCCGCATTCCCGGCTGCCCCCTCCCCCTGGGCGAAGAGCTCCTCCGCGTGCATCGCTCGTACCTGCCTGAGCTTCGCCGACTGCGCCGTCTCGAACTTCCGGTCAAGGGAATCGCTCATATCACCGGAGGCGGGCTTCTGGAGAATCTCCCGCGCATTCTCCCGAAACGGCTCGACGCCCAGATCGATGTTGGAAGTTGGCGAGTTCCGCCTCTGTTCCGCTTTCTGACAAAGGTGGGGAAGCTCTCGCCGGAAGAAAGCTATCGCGTGTTCAACATGGGGATCGGAATGGTCCTGATCGCCTCGGCCGATTGCGGCGAGCGCATCGCTCAAGCGACTGACGGACGAATCATCGGGAAGCTTGTCTCGGGCGAAGGACGCGTTCTCTTCCGCTGA
- the smpB gene encoding SsrA-binding protein SmpB has protein sequence MSERAVVDLVVNRRARRDYSFLDTYEAGLVLLGSEVKSLRQGRGQIDGAYAQIEEGEAWLYQANIPLYENAVGFTTRDPKARRKLLLHKGEIRKLFGATSLKGRALIPLKLYWKNGTIKVLLGLGVGKAEHDKREALRAAEAKKDIRSAVHRRR, from the coding sequence GTGAGTGAAAGAGCTGTCGTCGATCTGGTGGTGAACCGCCGCGCCCGTCGGGATTACTCTTTTCTCGACACCTACGAAGCGGGCCTGGTGCTCCTCGGTTCCGAGGTAAAATCTCTCCGTCAGGGGAGAGGGCAAATCGATGGAGCCTATGCCCAGATCGAAGAGGGAGAAGCTTGGCTCTACCAAGCAAACATTCCTCTCTACGAGAATGCGGTCGGCTTTACTACCCGAGACCCGAAAGCACGTAGGAAGTTGTTGCTCCACAAGGGAGAGATTCGGAAGCTTTTCGGAGCGACCTCTCTCAAGGGGCGTGCCCTGATTCCACTGAAGCTCTATTGGAAAAACGGTACGATCAAGGTCCTTCTCGGGCTCGGGGTCGGGAAGGCGGAGCATGACAAAAGGGAAGCGCTTCGGGCCGCGGAAGCAAAAAAGGACATCCGTAGCGCGGTGCATCGGCGGCGCTAG
- a CDS encoding DNA-directed RNA polymerase subunit omega yields the protein MSDTINALLSAALGKMGSPEVLINAVSGRVRLLAKGARPLVEVHPQWSFLHVALKEIADGKLTVAPGEEAPTAFTSLVSEEPTV from the coding sequence GTGAGCGATACGATTAACGCACTTCTTTCCGCGGCTCTCGGCAAAATGGGCTCTCCCGAGGTATTGATCAATGCCGTGTCGGGGCGGGTTCGGTTGCTCGCGAAGGGTGCGAGACCCCTGGTGGAAGTTCATCCTCAATGGAGCTTTCTCCACGTGGCCCTGAAGGAGATTGCGGACGGGAAGCTGACGGTGGCTCCCGGGGAAGAGGCTCCCACAGCATTCACCTCGCTGGTTTCGGAAGAACCGACGGTCTAA
- a CDS encoding zinc ribbon domain-containing protein — translation MHPDLPLLIELQELDQKIVRLRSELAQLPVAKRRVEAASEEAKRKLQEAKQAQQSTELLRRQMEGEIEELRRRLTRYQAQQMQARKNEEYQALSHEILQVKGEVEREEDEVLLLLEKADDLQIGVKREERKAEEAEEDARRKRKELAEKESRLMSQLAQAEEERERKKRVVETTLLARYQMLVQGHRENAVVPVVHGGCGGCHMKLTRQTLLRAGAAAELAFCENCGRILFVAG, via the coding sequence ATGCATCCAGACCTTCCCTTGTTAATTGAGCTGCAAGAGCTCGATCAGAAGATTGTCCGACTTCGGTCGGAGCTCGCCCAACTGCCTGTTGCCAAGAGACGGGTAGAAGCGGCGTCCGAAGAAGCAAAGCGGAAGCTGCAGGAGGCCAAGCAGGCACAGCAGTCCACCGAGCTTCTTCGGCGGCAAATGGAAGGGGAGATCGAGGAGTTGCGGCGCCGGCTGACCCGCTATCAAGCCCAACAGATGCAGGCGCGGAAAAACGAGGAATATCAAGCACTCTCCCATGAGATTCTTCAGGTCAAGGGCGAGGTGGAGCGGGAAGAGGACGAGGTCTTACTGCTACTCGAGAAGGCCGATGACTTGCAAATCGGCGTGAAGCGGGAGGAGCGGAAAGCGGAGGAGGCAGAAGAGGATGCCCGACGAAAGAGGAAGGAGCTGGCGGAGAAGGAATCGCGACTGATGAGCCAGCTGGCCCAGGCCGAAGAGGAGCGCGAAAGGAAAAAGAGGGTCGTGGAGACGACACTGTTGGCTCGGTATCAAATGCTCGTGCAAGGCCACCGAGAAAATGCCGTCGTCCCGGTCGTGCACGGGGGCTGCGGGGGTTGCCACATGAAGCTGACTCGACAGACGCTCTTGCGGGCAGGGGCTGCGGCGGAACTGGCTTTTTGCGAAAACTGCGGGCGCATCTTGTTCGTTGCAGGGTAG
- a CDS encoding SIMPL domain-containing protein yields the protein MCSRASRAGAVFVALLWIGWAGMGAARAEAVSVESVRVSAEAEESVPIDRAVVEFVLVSEGKTPREAEQKDEARVGEVRKRVDREWGGKGSWRTWEIRLQPVTVEVEEKEKGKKVSKEQRVGYRVTRREAIELAEFLRLGGLLAALFEAAVDEVKEVEWLSDRREALYRRVLAEAMEKAREKAELLAKAAGAQLGPVWSIVEGGEEPYQMYRSVPIMGAAGASLGGVLGGLPSVPVSGGEMKVRASVHAVYRLR from the coding sequence ATGTGCAGTCGTGCTTCCCGAGCGGGCGCGGTTTTCGTGGCGCTATTGTGGATTGGCTGGGCGGGGATGGGCGCCGCCCGCGCAGAGGCGGTGAGCGTGGAGTCGGTCCGGGTCAGCGCAGAGGCAGAGGAGTCGGTGCCGATTGATCGAGCCGTTGTCGAGTTTGTGTTGGTGAGCGAGGGGAAGACACCGCGGGAGGCGGAACAAAAGGATGAGGCCCGCGTGGGCGAGGTGCGGAAGCGGGTCGATCGCGAATGGGGCGGGAAGGGGAGTTGGCGTACGTGGGAAATTCGGTTGCAGCCCGTGACGGTGGAGGTGGAGGAGAAGGAAAAGGGGAAGAAGGTCAGCAAGGAGCAGCGTGTCGGGTATCGGGTGACCCGGAGGGAAGCGATTGAACTGGCGGAGTTTTTGCGGTTGGGTGGGTTGCTTGCCGCTCTCTTTGAGGCGGCAGTCGACGAGGTAAAGGAAGTCGAGTGGCTCTCGGATCGCCGGGAGGCTCTCTACCGACGAGTACTGGCAGAGGCGATGGAGAAGGCGAGGGAGAAGGCGGAGCTTTTGGCTAAGGCGGCCGGTGCTCAACTGGGACCGGTCTGGAGCATCGTGGAAGGGGGCGAGGAGCCCTATCAGATGTATCGGAGCGTACCGATCATGGGTGCCGCCGGTGCCTCTTTGGGCGGAGTGCTGGGTGGGCTGCCCTCCGTTCCTGTCAGTGGCGGAGAGATGAAAGTCCGCGCCTCCGTGCACGCGGTCTATCGCTTGCGGTGA
- a CDS encoding non-canonical purine NTP pyrophosphatase encodes MQTVHLASTNPHKLAEFQRLVGRYFRLQPSSFPSSYHPWKEDGLSFMDNAIKKAVLYSLGCSGWVLADDSGLSVAALGGEPGVYSARYAGSQATDADNRRLLLDRLANTPEEGRTAAFHCALAVACQGKLMAIAEASCPGTITHLPRGAKGFGYDPIFLPHGASSTFAEMAPEEKDDHSHRARAVARLLASLPAEAWS; translated from the coding sequence ATGCAGACGGTACACCTCGCCTCCACCAATCCGCACAAGCTGGCGGAGTTTCAGCGTCTTGTCGGGCGGTACTTTCGACTCCAACCCTCCTCATTTCCTTCCAGCTACCATCCATGGAAAGAAGATGGTTTGTCCTTTATGGATAATGCCATTAAAAAAGCTGTACTTTATAGCCTTGGCTGTTCCGGCTGGGTCCTCGCCGATGATTCCGGTCTTTCCGTCGCCGCGCTTGGAGGGGAGCCCGGCGTCTACTCCGCCCGCTATGCCGGGTCCCAGGCGACCGATGCGGACAATCGCCGCCTGCTCCTTGACCGTCTCGCGAATACGCCAGAAGAAGGGCGGACCGCCGCCTTTCACTGTGCGCTGGCCGTCGCTTGCCAGGGCAAGCTCATGGCCATTGCGGAAGCGAGCTGTCCCGGCACGATCACCCACTTGCCCAGAGGAGCAAAAGGCTTCGGCTATGATCCGATCTTCCTTCCCCACGGCGCCAGCTCTACCTTCGCGGAGATGGCACCGGAGGAAAAGGACGATCACAGTCATCGGGCCCGCGCAGTCGCTCGGCTCCTGGCTTCCCTTCCCGCTGAGGCTTGGAGCTGA
- a CDS encoding sugar phosphate nucleotidyltransferase yields the protein MKALILAAGKGTRMGSLTSETPKPMLGVGGRPVLEWIVSGLRDSADVTEFCLVIGHQKERILSHFQDGTALGVSITYREQKVLDGTGRAPLLARDWIRDEPFLLSYGDILVNPHEYRRLVAAYRDDGVIAVCSSQDIRLGGAVLLDSAGLVHDIIEKPENPELLPGSYYNAGIYAFSPRVFLFMDELKKSARGEYELTDAVRQLARSGKVHGLVLNGDWADVRDPQILAKLNRER from the coding sequence ATGAAAGCGTTGATCCTGGCGGCAGGTAAGGGCACTCGCATGGGTTCGCTGACTTCCGAGACCCCAAAGCCGATGCTGGGCGTCGGCGGACGCCCTGTCCTCGAATGGATCGTTTCCGGACTGCGCGACTCCGCAGACGTGACCGAGTTCTGCCTCGTCATCGGCCATCAAAAGGAACGCATCCTCTCTCATTTCCAGGACGGCACCGCATTGGGAGTCTCCATCACCTACCGAGAGCAGAAGGTCCTCGACGGGACGGGCCGCGCACCGCTTCTTGCTCGTGACTGGATCCGGGATGAGCCGTTCCTTCTTTCCTACGGAGACATCCTGGTCAACCCGCACGAATACCGCCGTTTGGTCGCTGCCTATCGCGACGATGGTGTGATTGCCGTCTGCTCCAGCCAGGACATCCGGCTGGGCGGAGCCGTGCTACTCGATTCTGCTGGCCTAGTGCACGATATTATTGAAAAACCGGAAAATCCGGAGCTTCTTCCGGGCAGCTATTATAATGCGGGGATCTACGCTTTTTCCCCACGCGTTTTTCTTTTTATGGATGAGCTAAAAAAATCCGCAAGGGGCGAGTACGAGCTGACGGACGCCGTCCGCCAGCTCGCCCGGAGCGGCAAGGTCCATGGCCTCGTCTTGAACGGCGATTGGGCTGACGTACGAGATCCTCAAATCTTGGCGAAGCTCAACCGGGAACGCTAG
- a CDS encoding tyrosine recombinase: MNQIDGAAWTGAIESTLRYLATERDHSANTQLTNRLLLEAFGRWAIEQRLSNPAEMTLAHVQRYLASERGRGLAPSSLKALIVALRHLFTHLRRDGTIPVDLCQELDLPKVGLRIPRILSEKDVNHLMTIEYPATPEGLRNRAIVEMLYGCGLRASELIDLRLTSFLSDERMLRVFGKGRKERIVPLGTPAIRALEAYLAESRPRLLGSRRSDILFLKRGGNPLSRFALNQLLSRLARRIGLRHGIPPHLLRHSFATHLLHHGADLRSLQLLLGHADLSTTQIYTHVDADRLREVHRRFHPRGQRLA, from the coding sequence GTGAACCAGATCGATGGAGCCGCTTGGACGGGAGCAATCGAATCCACGTTACGCTATCTCGCCACCGAAAGGGATCACTCGGCTAACACCCAACTGACCAACCGGCTCCTCCTCGAAGCGTTTGGACGATGGGCGATCGAGCAGCGACTCTCCAATCCTGCCGAGATGACGCTGGCTCACGTCCAGAGGTATCTGGCTAGCGAGCGGGGAAGAGGACTGGCTCCGAGCTCCCTGAAGGCGCTCATCGTGGCCCTGCGCCATCTTTTTACGCACTTGCGACGAGACGGAACAATCCCCGTGGATCTTTGCCAGGAACTGGATTTGCCTAAAGTCGGCCTGCGGATTCCTCGGATCTTATCCGAAAAGGATGTAAACCATCTGATGACCATTGAATATCCAGCTACGCCGGAAGGCCTGCGCAACCGCGCGATCGTCGAGATGCTCTACGGCTGCGGGCTGCGGGCAAGCGAGCTGATCGATCTCCGGCTCACCTCTTTCTTGTCGGATGAACGGATGTTGCGCGTCTTCGGAAAGGGACGAAAAGAGCGGATCGTTCCCTTAGGCACTCCCGCCATTCGTGCGCTTGAGGCCTATCTCGCAGAAAGTCGCCCTCGCCTTCTCGGCTCGCGAAGAAGCGATATACTCTTCTTGAAGCGAGGCGGCAACCCGCTCAGCCGCTTCGCCTTGAACCAGCTCCTTTCTCGTCTGGCCCGAAGAATCGGGCTCCGACATGGGATTCCCCCCCATCTTTTGCGCCATTCGTTCGCCACCCATCTTCTTCACCACGGCGCAGACCTCCGCTCCTTGCAGCTTTTGCTCGGCCACGCCGATCTTTCGACCACCCAGATCTATACCCATGTCGATGCAGACCGACTACGGGAGGTTCATCGTCGATTTCACCCTAGAGGGCAACGTCTTGCATAG
- the rnc gene encoding ribonuclease III yields MKGKRFQEAIGHEFRDPLLLREALTHPSYTAEAQSDGPNYQRLEFLGDAVLQLAITDCLYSLFPRYKEGLLTKTRSFLVNRSSLGAIARDLGLGTHLRLGKGEERSGGREKESNLADSFEALIGAVYQDGGWRKAKTVIRKLFSKALRQVASSPEALPGNPKGLLQELLQKRGGEPPRYRCIGQSGAAHRKSYNVIVEWGELRLGEGCGSSKKEAELNAASAALARIAPNSPHGSPFAALRKPR; encoded by the coding sequence ATGAAGGGGAAGCGCTTCCAGGAAGCCATTGGGCATGAATTCCGCGACCCGCTATTGCTGCGTGAGGCGCTCACCCATCCTTCCTACACGGCGGAAGCTCAATCCGACGGGCCGAACTATCAGCGATTGGAGTTTCTGGGCGACGCCGTGCTTCAGCTTGCCATTACCGACTGCCTCTACTCCCTTTTCCCGCGGTATAAGGAGGGCTTGCTGACGAAGACGCGTTCCTTTCTTGTCAATCGCTCCAGCCTTGGAGCGATTGCCAGGGATCTCGGCCTGGGGACCCATCTCCGATTGGGCAAAGGGGAAGAGCGAAGCGGCGGTCGGGAAAAGGAGTCGAATCTTGCCGACTCCTTCGAAGCCCTGATCGGCGCCGTTTATCAAGATGGTGGGTGGCGCAAAGCCAAGACGGTCATCCGCAAGCTTTTTTCCAAAGCCCTCAGGCAGGTCGCTTCTTCGCCAGAAGCCCTCCCAGGCAATCCGAAGGGGTTGTTGCAGGAATTGCTGCAAAAGCGAGGGGGCGAGCCCCCCCGTTATCGATGTATTGGACAATCCGGGGCGGCGCACCGGAAATCGTACAATGTCATCGTCGAATGGGGCGAGCTGCGCCTCGGCGAAGGGTGTGGCAGCAGCAAAAAGGAAGCAGAGCTCAACGCGGCGAGCGCTGCGCTCGCTCGCATAGCTCCGAATAGCCCGCACGGATCGCCTTTCGCTGCGCTTCGTAAGCCTCGATGA